From Nicotiana tabacum cultivar K326 chromosome 20, ASM71507v2, whole genome shotgun sequence, one genomic window encodes:
- the LOC107805818 gene encoding uncharacterized protein LOC107805818 yields the protein MAEDSELWDVICDGPYVPTKKVGDPTVTMPKTRKEYDDANRKAVEKNFRAKKILVCGIGPDEYNRISACQSAKEIWEALETTHEGTTQVKQSKIDMLTTEYELFRIKHDESIQDMRTRFTSIINELHSLAWGDPSSESEEETDAGDSSMMEVESDENEYDSIFALMAQSDNDEVNFREVQRNLKSYSPKKLMSFKNVFIDAYHSLLDDKDALTIELGDAEQTRDDLVVLTEKIASVEHERDDLVVVAVDLKETIENFSKEKDALVEKGIAIEQERDDLLVVILDLWETIKELEVECRPGNFEKGKEGIGFQMERTPYNPHSKYVTGAMKGSSQQWFMDSGCSKHMTRNTMDFLLLKALQGGSVFFGNGKRGTFLVGDLSCLKFVDDDAELWHRRLGHASFPFLNKLIQQDLVCSLPMSKFKEHKVCDAYAKGKHVKSSFKTKKDVSTSKPLDHLHMDLCGPMRVQSRGGKKYIFVVVDDYSRFTSTLFLRTKDETFEVFIELVKKIQVKMESRVACIRSDHGTEFDNAKFDEFCNENDITHNFSAPITPQQNGVMEGRTEPLRKWEEQC from the exons ATGGCAGAAGATTCCGAGTTGTGGGATGTTATATGTGATGGTCCTTATGTCCCAACGAAGAAAGTCGGAGACCCTACAGTGACGATGCCAAAAACCAGGAAAGAATACGACGATGCTAATAGGAAAGCTGTGGAGAAAAACTTTCGTGCCAAGAAAATTTTGGTGTGTGGCATAGGACCCGATGAATACAACAGGATCTCAGCTTGTCAATCTGCCAAGGAAATATGGGAAGCTCTAGAAACAACACACGAGGGAACCACTCAAGTAAAGCAATCTAAGATTGATATGCTTACCACTGAGTATGAGCTCTTCAGGATAAAACACGATGAATCCATTCAAGACATGCGCAcaagattcacttccatcataaatgagttacactcgCTTG CATGGGGAGATCCCTCCAGTGAGTCTGAAGAAGAAACTGATGCAGGTGATAGCTCTATGATGGAAGTTGAAAGTGATGAAAATGAATATGATTCAATATTTGCTTTGATGGCTCAATCTGACAATGatgaggtaaacttcagggaGGTTCAGAGAAATTTGAAATCTTACTCTCCTAAAAAACTCATGTCATTCAAAAATGTGTTTattgatgcctatcatagtcTTTTAGATGATAAGGATGCCTTAACCATAGAGCTAGGAGATGctgaacaaactagagatgaTTTG GTGGTTCTAACTGAAAAAATTGCTAGTgtagaacatgaaagagatgatTTGGTGGTAGTAGCTGTTGACTTAAAAGAAACCATTGAGAATTTCAGTAAAGAAAAAGATGCCTTAGTAGAGAAAGGGATTGCTATTGAGCAGGAGAGAGATGACCTTTTAgtagtgattttagacttatggGAAACAATAAAGGAACTTGAAGTTGAGTGTAGGCCTGGAAATTttgaaaaagggaaagag GGAATAGGGTTTCAAATGGAAAgaactccttacaaccctcatagcaaATATGTTACT GGAGCAATGAAAGGAAGcagtcaacaatggttcatggacAGTGGATGCTCAAAACACATGACTCGAAATACCATGGACTTTCTTTTACTAAAAGCCCTACAAGGAGGAAGTGTATTCTTTGGAAATggaaaaaggggtacattcttggt tggtgatctgagttgcTTAAaatttgttgatgatgatgctgaactgtGGCACAGAAGACTGGGGCATGCAAGCTTCCCTTTTCTGAATAAGCTGATTCAGCAGGACCTGGTTTGTAGTCTGCCCATGTCAAAGTTTAAAGAACACAAAGTCTGTGATGCCTACGCTAAAGGGAAGCATGTGAAATCCTCATTCAAGACAAAGAAGGATGTCAGTACCTCAAAACCACTTGATCACcttcatatggatctatgtggccCTATGAGAGTGCAAAGCAGGGGAGGAAAAAAATATATCTTTGTGGTAGTGGATGACTACTCTAGATTCACTTCGACTCTATTTCTTAGAACaaaagatgaaacctttgaagTGTTTATAGAATTAGTGAAGAAAATCCAAGTGAAGATGGAATCAAGAGTAGcatgcattagatcagatcatggaacAGAGTTTGACAATGCTAAGTTTGATGAATTCTGTAACGAGAATGACAttactcacaacttctcagccCCAATCActccccaacaaaatggagttaTGGAAGGAAGAACAGAACCCTTGAGGAAATGGGAAGAACAATGCTGA